The Lutibacter profundi genome includes a region encoding these proteins:
- a CDS encoding SixA phosphatase family protein, which yields MKYYFFLLLIIINLSAAKSQEKKGEVTTYYLIRHAEKDRTNNLNKDPNLTEKGRKRAKKWSVVFKNIPFDLIYSTNYNRTKQTAKPTANCKNLEIQYYNPKNLYNEKFKLKTTGKTVLVVGHSNTTPQFVNKIIEEEKYANIDDSNNSNLYIVTIINGQKTTILLKIE from the coding sequence ATGAAATATTATTTCTTCTTATTACTAATTATAATAAACTTATCAGCCGCTAAATCTCAAGAAAAAAAAGGTGAAGTCACTACTTATTACCTAATAAGACATGCAGAAAAAGATAGAACCAATAATTTAAATAAAGACCCTAATCTAACTGAAAAGGGAAGAAAAAGGGCGAAAAAGTGGAGTGTGGTTTTTAAAAATATTCCTTTTGATTTAATTTATTCAACAAATTACAACAGAACTAAACAAACAGCTAAACCAACGGCTAACTGTAAAAATTTAGAAATTCAATACTATAACCCAAAAAATTTATACAATGAAAAATTTAAATTAAAAACAACGGGAAAAACAGTTTTAGTAGTTGGGCATAGTAATACAACACCACAATTTGTAAATAAAATAATAGAAGAAGAAAAATATGCTAATATAGATGATTCAAACAATTCAAATCTATATATTGTTACTATTATAAATGGACAGAAAACAACCATTTTATTGAAAATTGAATAA
- the clpB gene encoding ATP-dependent chaperone ClpB has protein sequence MNLNKFTIKSQEAIQQAQQIAQSNEHQQIENSHILKGIFEVDENVIPFILNKLGVNIELLKSLIDKTIESYAKVTGGDIMLSRNASKMLNIAETEAKKMKDEYVSIEHLILAILKTKDTTSQILKDQGVSEKDLITAIQELRKGSKVTSQSAEETYNSLNKYAKNLNQLAKEGKLDPVIGRDEEIRRILQILSRRTKNNPMLVGEPGTGKTAIAEGLAHRIVKGDIPENLKDKQIYSLDMGALIAGAKYKGEFEERLKSVIKEVTSANGEIILFIDEIHTLVGAGGGQGAMDAANILKPALARGELRAIGATTLDEYQKYFEKDKALERRFQRVQVDEPDTESAISILRGIKDKYENHHKVQIKDDAIIAAVEFSQRYITNRFLPDKAIDLMDEAAAKIRMEINSKPEELDVLDRKIMQLEIEIEAIKREKDEKKLDFLKKEVANLKEERNEINAKWKSEKEVIENIQASKEAIENYKLEAERAEREGDYGKVAEIRYGKVKQEQERLDELQQQLIQNQDSALIKEEVTRDDIAEVVAKWTGIPVSKMLQSDREKLLHLEEELHERVVGQNEAIQAVADAVRRSRAGLQDEKRPIGTFLFLGTTGVGKTELAKALAEYLFDNENSLTRIDMSEYQERHAVSRLVGAPPGYVGYDEGGQLTEAVRRKPYSVILLDEIEKAHPDTFNILLQVLDEGRLTDNKGRVADFKNTIIIMTSNMGAGIIQEKFENIDMSKRALITKETKIEVVNLLKQSIRPEFLNRIDEIIMFTPLNKGEIGEIVKLQLNNLIKILIKKDIHLSYTDEAVNELIEKGFDPQFGARPVKRVIQRDILNELSKEILAGKITASSTILIDAFDGKIVFRNK, from the coding sequence ATGAACTTAAATAAATTTACTATAAAATCACAAGAAGCCATACAACAAGCACAACAAATTGCGCAAAGTAATGAGCATCAACAAATAGAAAATTCACATATTTTAAAAGGAATTTTTGAAGTAGATGAAAATGTAATTCCATTTATTTTAAATAAACTAGGAGTAAATATAGAGCTGTTAAAAAGTTTGATAGACAAAACAATTGAAAGCTATGCAAAAGTTACTGGAGGAGACATTATGCTTTCAAGAAATGCCTCAAAAATGTTAAATATAGCTGAGACTGAAGCTAAAAAAATGAAAGATGAATATGTATCTATTGAGCATTTAATATTGGCAATTCTAAAAACCAAGGATACTACATCTCAAATTTTAAAAGATCAAGGAGTTTCTGAAAAAGATTTAATAACTGCTATTCAAGAATTGAGAAAAGGTAGTAAAGTAACTTCTCAAAGTGCAGAAGAAACCTACAACTCATTAAACAAATATGCTAAAAACCTTAATCAATTAGCTAAAGAAGGAAAATTAGATCCAGTAATTGGACGAGATGAAGAAATAAGAAGAATTTTACAAATTTTATCACGAAGAACCAAAAACAATCCAATGTTAGTTGGTGAGCCTGGAACTGGAAAAACAGCTATTGCAGAAGGCTTAGCTCATAGAATTGTAAAAGGTGATATCCCTGAAAATTTAAAAGATAAGCAAATTTACTCTTTAGATATGGGAGCTCTTATTGCAGGAGCTAAATATAAAGGCGAGTTTGAAGAAAGATTAAAATCCGTTATCAAAGAAGTAACTTCTGCTAATGGAGAAATTATTTTATTTATTGACGAAATACACACATTGGTTGGTGCTGGTGGCGGGCAAGGAGCAATGGATGCCGCAAATATTTTAAAACCTGCATTGGCAAGAGGTGAACTAAGAGCAATTGGAGCTACAACGCTTGATGAATATCAAAAATATTTTGAGAAAGATAAAGCCTTAGAGCGTCGTTTTCAAAGAGTTCAAGTGGATGAGCCTGATACTGAAAGTGCTATATCAATCTTAAGAGGTATTAAAGATAAATATGAAAATCATCATAAAGTACAAATTAAAGATGATGCTATAATCGCTGCTGTAGAATTTTCTCAACGCTATATTACAAATCGTTTTTTACCTGATAAAGCAATTGATTTAATGGATGAAGCTGCTGCAAAAATTAGAATGGAAATAAATTCAAAACCTGAAGAATTAGATGTTTTGGATAGAAAAATTATGCAGTTAGAAATAGAAATTGAAGCTATTAAACGTGAAAAAGATGAAAAGAAATTAGATTTCCTTAAAAAAGAGGTCGCTAATTTAAAAGAAGAACGTAATGAAATTAATGCGAAATGGAAAAGTGAAAAAGAAGTAATTGAAAATATACAGGCTTCTAAAGAAGCAATAGAAAATTATAAACTTGAAGCCGAACGTGCCGAACGTGAAGGGGATTATGGAAAAGTGGCTGAGATTAGATATGGGAAAGTAAAACAAGAGCAAGAACGCTTAGATGAACTTCAACAACAATTAATTCAAAATCAAGATTCAGCTTTAATTAAAGAAGAGGTTACACGTGATGATATTGCCGAAGTTGTGGCAAAATGGACAGGAATACCTGTAAGCAAAATGCTACAAAGTGATCGTGAAAAATTATTACACCTTGAGGAAGAATTACATGAAAGAGTTGTTGGCCAAAATGAAGCTATCCAAGCAGTAGCTGACGCCGTTAGACGTTCAAGAGCTGGATTACAAGATGAGAAAAGACCTATTGGAACATTTCTGTTTTTAGGAACTACAGGAGTAGGTAAAACCGAACTTGCAAAAGCATTAGCCGAATATTTATTTGATAATGAAAATTCATTAACCAGAATTGATATGAGTGAGTATCAAGAACGGCATGCTGTAAGTAGGTTAGTTGGTGCTCCTCCAGGATATGTTGGTTATGATGAAGGAGGACAACTTACCGAGGCTGTACGTAGAAAACCATATTCTGTTATTTTACTCGATGAAATTGAGAAAGCACATCCTGACACATTTAATATTTTATTGCAAGTTTTAGATGAAGGAAGATTAACAGACAATAAAGGAAGAGTGGCAGATTTTAAGAATACAATTATTATTATGACTTCGAATATGGGGGCAGGTATTATTCAAGAAAAATTTGAAAATATTGACATGTCTAAACGTGCATTAATAACTAAAGAAACCAAAATAGAGGTTGTTAATTTATTAAAACAATCAATTAGACCTGAATTTTTAAACAGAATAGACGAAATAATAATGTTTACACCTCTAAATAAAGGAGAAATAGGTGAAATTGTTAAATTGCAATTAAATAACTTAATTAAAATACTAATTAAAAAAGATATACACCTCAGTTATACTGATGAAGCTGTTAATGAACTTATTGAAAAAGGATTTGACCCTCAATTTGGTGCAAGACCCGTTAAAAGAGTGATTCAAAGAGATATATTAAATGAATTATCTAAAGAAATTTTAGCTGGTAAAATAACAGCATCAAGTACAATTTTAATTGATGCCTTTGACGGAAAAATAGTATTTAGAAATAAGTAA
- the glyA gene encoding serine hydroxymethyltransferase: MQRDQVIFDLIAEERDRQTNGLELIASENFVSNQVMEAAGSILTNKYAEGYPNKRYYGGCEVVDIIEQIAIDRAKELFGAEYVNVQPHSGSQANAAVYQAVLNPGDKILGFDLSHGGHLTHGSPVNFSGKLYKTSFYGVEKETGILNYDKIQETAEREKPNLIIAGASAYSRDIDFEKFRKIADSVGALLLADISHPAGLIAKGILNDPIPHCHFVTTTTHKTLRGPRGGMIMIGTDFDNPFGLKLKSGKLKKMSTLINSAVFPGNQGGPLEHIIAAKAIAFGEALTDDFLHYQIQVKKNAAAMAEAFVKKGYDIISGGTDNHMMLIDLRNKNISGKDAENALVKADITVNKNMVPFDDKSPFVTSGIRIGSAAITTRGLKENDMKNVVDLIDEVILNFENQEIIEKVAHKVNNMMANKPLFNK, from the coding sequence ATGCAACGTGACCAAGTAATATTTGATTTAATAGCGGAAGAAAGAGATAGACAAACGAATGGTTTAGAATTAATTGCTTCAGAAAACTTTGTGAGTAACCAGGTTATGGAAGCGGCAGGTTCTATTTTAACCAATAAATATGCAGAAGGATACCCTAATAAACGTTATTACGGAGGTTGTGAAGTAGTTGACATTATTGAACAAATTGCTATTGATAGAGCAAAAGAGCTTTTTGGAGCTGAATATGTTAATGTACAACCTCACTCTGGTTCCCAAGCAAATGCAGCAGTTTACCAAGCAGTTTTAAATCCGGGTGATAAAATTTTAGGGTTTGATTTGTCTCACGGTGGACATTTAACTCATGGTTCACCAGTTAATTTTTCGGGCAAATTGTATAAAACTTCATTTTATGGCGTTGAGAAGGAAACAGGGATATTAAATTATGATAAAATCCAAGAAACTGCAGAAAGAGAAAAACCTAATTTAATAATTGCGGGTGCTTCTGCTTATTCAAGAGATATTGATTTTGAGAAATTTAGAAAAATTGCAGATTCAGTTGGAGCACTATTATTGGCTGATATTTCTCACCCAGCAGGTTTAATAGCAAAAGGTATTTTAAATGATCCTATTCCTCATTGTCATTTTGTTACTACTACTACTCATAAAACATTGAGAGGTCCTAGAGGTGGGATGATAATGATAGGAACCGATTTTGACAATCCTTTTGGTTTGAAATTAAAAAGTGGAAAACTTAAAAAAATGTCAACACTCATAAATTCAGCCGTATTTCCAGGAAATCAAGGAGGACCGTTAGAGCATATAATTGCAGCAAAGGCTATCGCTTTTGGGGAGGCATTGACAGATGATTTTTTACATTATCAAATTCAGGTAAAGAAAAATGCAGCTGCTATGGCAGAAGCTTTTGTAAAAAAAGGATATGATATTATTTCTGGAGGCACAGATAATCATATGATGCTAATTGATTTACGCAATAAAAATATTAGCGGAAAAGATGCTGAAAATGCATTGGTTAAAGCAGATATTACTGTAAATAAAAATATGGTTCCTTTTGATGATAAATCTCCTTTTGTTACCTCGGGAATTCGAATAGGTTCGGCAGCAATTACAACACGAGGTCTTAAAGAAAATGATATGAAAAATGTGGTTGACTTAATTGATGAAGTAATTTTAAATTTTGAAAATCAGGAAATTATTGAAAAAGTAGCCCATAAAGTAAACAATATGATGGCAAATAAACCGCTATTTAATAAGTAA
- the fahA gene encoding fumarylacetoacetase — MQITANNPDRKSWLHVNKDTDFPIQNIPFGVFLTKEDIITIGTRIGEYAIDLGAFHQLGYFDGIPLTDDMFMQDSLNDFIADGRKTWRLVRNRIADVFDAENSSLRENKKHRDIIIFDMNDVEMLLPIDVGDYTDFYSSKEHATNVGMMFRGKENALMPNWLHMPVAYHGRSSSIVVSGTPIHRPYGQTLPIGETTPVFGSSKRVDMELETAFITTAANNLGESIAVDEAWEYIFGMVLFNDWSARDIQKWEYVPLGPFLGKNFASTISPWIVTMDALEPFRCESPKQEITPLPYLQQERKDSTYDIKLEAILKTENGDLNLLSKSNFRYLYWSMSQQLAHHTINGCNIRTGDMIGSGTISGATKNSFGSMLELTWAGKEPIILKDGTKRTFFNDGDTVILQGSCENDNVKIGFGKCSGKILPPINLK, encoded by the coding sequence ATGCAAATAACAGCCAATAATCCAGACAGAAAATCTTGGTTACATGTAAATAAAGATACAGATTTCCCTATTCAAAATATACCTTTTGGTGTTTTTTTAACCAAAGAGGATATTATAACCATTGGAACTAGAATTGGTGAATATGCTATTGACTTAGGTGCTTTTCACCAATTAGGTTATTTCGATGGTATACCTCTTACAGATGATATGTTTATGCAAGATTCTTTAAATGATTTTATTGCTGATGGAAGAAAAACTTGGAGATTGGTACGCAATAGAATTGCAGATGTATTTGATGCAGAAAATTCAAGTTTGAGAGAGAATAAAAAGCATAGAGATATTATTATTTTTGATATGAATGATGTTGAAATGTTATTACCTATTGATGTTGGGGATTATACAGACTTTTACTCTAGTAAAGAACATGCTACTAATGTAGGTATGATGTTTAGAGGAAAAGAAAATGCCTTAATGCCAAACTGGTTACATATGCCCGTAGCTTATCACGGTCGTTCATCATCTATTGTTGTTTCTGGAACACCAATTCACAGACCTTATGGACAAACACTACCAATAGGAGAAACAACACCTGTTTTTGGTTCTTCAAAAAGAGTAGATATGGAACTTGAAACAGCTTTTATAACAACTGCTGCAAATAATTTAGGTGAATCTATAGCTGTTGATGAAGCTTGGGAATATATTTTTGGAATGGTTTTATTTAATGATTGGAGCGCTCGTGATATTCAAAAATGGGAATATGTTCCTCTAGGCCCATTTCTTGGAAAAAACTTTGCTTCAACAATATCTCCTTGGATAGTAACAATGGATGCTTTAGAACCTTTTAGATGTGAAAGTCCAAAACAAGAAATAACACCACTACCCTATTTACAACAAGAAAGAAAGGATAGTACTTACGATATTAAACTAGAAGCTATCTTAAAAACAGAAAACGGAGATTTAAACCTATTAAGTAAATCTAATTTTAGATATTTATATTGGTCTATGTCACAACAACTGGCTCACCATACAATAAATGGCTGTAACATTAGAACTGGTGATATGATTGGTAGTGGTACTATTTCGGGTGCTACTAAAAATAGCTTTGGCTCTATGTTAGAATTAACTTGGGCAGGTAAAGAGCCCATAATATTAAAAGACGGTACTAAACGAACTTTCTTTAATGATGGAGATACTGTTATTTTACAAGGTTCTTGTGAAAATGATAACGTTAAAATAGGTTTTGGGAAATGCTCTGGTAAAATATTACCTCCAATAAATTTAAAATAA
- the rmuC gene encoding DNA recombination protein RmuC — translation MEQYIIGVLILGLIIGFFIGKLLSKSSYEKRISELEIKNKLLLEDKEDNISTINKLNDDKVNLNNEKHALDLKLADKLSELKYLEEKLQENKAEVEKLQEKFTKDFEILANRILEEKSSKFTLQNKENIKNILEPLQAKIQTFEKKVEDINKEDIQRNSALIQKIKSLESLNQQMSQDAINLTNALKGESKTQGDWGEIQLEVLLEKAGLTKGLHFTTQGGFRDDNDLLKKPDFIINLPDNKQLIIDSKVSLTAYENYFNAEDDVNQKIALKNHLISIRKHFKELGEKNYTNLYGINTPDYVLMFVPIEPALLIALHEENKIYLEALDRNVVLVSTSTLLATLSTVASIWKQEDQKRNVMEIAKESGLLYDKFEGFVQDLIKIGKALNSSQESYQNAMNKLSSGRGNMIKKIENLKKLGAKTKNHYLKIF, via the coding sequence ATGGAACAATATATTATTGGTGTTTTAATTTTAGGTCTCATAATTGGGTTTTTTATAGGCAAGTTACTCTCAAAAAGTTCTTATGAAAAACGAATTTCTGAATTGGAAATTAAAAATAAACTTTTACTTGAAGATAAAGAAGATAACATAAGTACAATCAATAAGTTAAATGACGATAAAGTTAATTTAAACAATGAAAAACACGCACTAGACTTAAAACTTGCAGATAAACTGTCGGAATTGAAATATTTAGAAGAAAAATTACAAGAAAACAAAGCTGAAGTTGAAAAACTTCAAGAAAAATTCACAAAAGATTTTGAAATTCTAGCGAATAGAATATTAGAAGAAAAATCTTCAAAGTTTACGCTACAAAATAAAGAAAACATCAAAAATATTTTAGAGCCTCTTCAAGCAAAAATTCAAACATTTGAGAAAAAAGTAGAAGATATAAACAAGGAAGATATACAGCGAAATTCAGCTCTAATTCAAAAAATAAAATCTCTTGAATCGCTAAATCAACAAATGAGTCAAGATGCCATTAATTTAACAAATGCCCTAAAAGGAGAATCTAAAACTCAAGGCGATTGGGGCGAAATACAACTAGAAGTATTATTAGAGAAAGCGGGCTTAACTAAAGGATTGCACTTTACAACTCAGGGAGGCTTCAGAGATGATAATGATTTATTAAAAAAACCCGATTTTATTATTAATTTACCTGATAATAAACAACTTATTATTGATTCAAAAGTTTCGCTAACAGCTTATGAAAATTATTTTAATGCTGAAGATGATGTAAATCAAAAAATAGCTTTAAAAAATCATTTGATAAGTATTAGAAAGCATTTTAAAGAATTAGGAGAAAAAAATTACACCAATTTATACGGTATAAATACTCCTGATTACGTTTTAATGTTTGTACCTATAGAACCTGCATTACTAATTGCTTTGCATGAAGAGAATAAAATATATTTAGAAGCTTTAGACAGAAATGTAGTATTAGTATCTACTTCAACATTATTAGCTACTTTAAGCACTGTAGCTTCAATTTGGAAACAGGAAGATCAAAAAAGAAATGTAATGGAAATTGCTAAAGAGAGCGGATTGCTATATGATAAATTTGAAGGTTTTGTGCAGGATTTAATAAAAATAGGGAAAGCTCTAAATTCATCACAAGAAAGCTATCAGAATGCTATGAATAAACTTTCGTCTGGGAGAGGAAACATGATTAAAAAAATTGAAAACCTTAAAAAATTAGGGGCTAAAACAAAAAATCATTACCTCAAAATATTTTAG
- the ytxJ gene encoding bacillithiol system redox-active protein YtxJ has translation MGLFSNFLKGSEENKNSVEVQWVLLTEKSQIEEIILKSTTKPALIFKHSTRCGVSRMALKNFERGFDIAKTDLTLYFLDILKYRELSNEISDKFGVHHQSPQILLIKNKSVIYHDSHYQISIETVKGALLK, from the coding sequence ATGGGGTTATTTAGCAATTTTCTTAAAGGAAGTGAGGAAAATAAAAATTCAGTAGAAGTACAATGGGTATTATTAACTGAAAAAAGTCAAATAGAAGAAATTATTTTAAAGTCAACTACAAAACCTGCTTTAATATTTAAGCATAGTACCAGATGTGGTGTTAGTAGAATGGCTCTTAAGAACTTTGAAAGAGGTTTTGATATAGCAAAAACGGATTTAACGCTATATTTTTTGGATATTCTAAAATACAGAGAGTTATCAAATGAAATTTCTGATAAGTTTGGAGTTCATCATCAATCTCCACAAATTTTACTTATAAAAAATAAATCTGTGATTTACCATGATTCTCACTATCAAATAAGTATTGAAACAGTAAAAGGGGCTTTATTAAAATAA
- a CDS encoding peroxiredoxin, with the protein METQQEFTSMPRIGDKAPEFKAVTTQGDINFPSDYNGGWSILFSHPADFTPVCTSEFITFASLEDKFKEANCSLIGLSIDGLYSHIAWLRSIKEKIEYKGMKNVDVKFPLIEDITMEIAKKYGMLQPNEDSTKAVRAVFFVDPKGIIRTIIYYPLSLGRNFDELYRVLIALQAADAFDIATPADWRPGDDVIIGPAGSCGTAKDRMEGKEDMDCKDWYFCTKKISKEEILSKVLKK; encoded by the coding sequence ATGGAAACACAACAAGAATTTACGTCAATGCCAAGAATTGGAGATAAAGCTCCTGAATTTAAAGCAGTAACAACACAAGGAGATATAAATTTCCCTAGTGATTACAACGGAGGATGGTCAATATTATTTAGTCATCCAGCAGATTTTACACCTGTTTGTACTTCAGAATTTATAACTTTTGCCTCTTTAGAAGATAAATTTAAGGAAGCTAACTGTAGCTTAATAGGTTTGTCAATTGATGGTTTATACAGTCATATTGCTTGGTTGCGTTCAATTAAAGAAAAAATTGAATATAAAGGAATGAAAAATGTAGATGTTAAATTTCCTTTAATTGAAGATATTACTATGGAAATTGCTAAAAAATATGGTATGCTTCAACCTAATGAAGATTCTACCAAAGCTGTAAGAGCGGTATTTTTTGTAGATCCAAAAGGAATTATACGAACAATCATTTACTATCCGTTAAGTTTAGGTAGAAATTTTGATGAATTGTACAGAGTTTTAATTGCATTACAAGCAGCAGACGCTTTTGATATTGCAACACCAGCAGATTGGAGACCAGGAGATGATGTAATTATTGGACCTGCAGGTTCATGTGGAACAGCAAAAGATAGAATGGAAGGTAAAGAAGATATGGATTGTAAAGATTGGTATTTCTGCACCAAAAAAATTAGTAAAGAAGAAATTTTAAGTAAAGTTTTAAAAAAGTAA
- a CDS encoding Hsp20/alpha crystallin family protein yields the protein MLVKSNGIPVMPSIFDDFFRDWSLSNFSNTNTTLPAVNIKENDDEFKVEVAVPGMDKKDFKINLENNILTISSEKEIENEEKNDKYTRKEYSYQSFERSFNLPKNVVNSEKITASYKNGELIITVPKREEAKPVPAKLIEIK from the coding sequence ATGTTAGTAAAAAGCAACGGTATTCCTGTAATGCCATCTATTTTTGATGATTTTTTTAGAGATTGGTCTTTATCAAATTTTTCTAATACCAACACTACTTTACCTGCTGTTAACATCAAAGAAAATGATGATGAATTTAAAGTTGAAGTAGCAGTTCCTGGTATGGATAAAAAAGATTTTAAAATTAATTTAGAAAATAACATCCTAACAATTTCATCAGAAAAAGAAATAGAAAACGAAGAAAAAAATGATAAATATACTCGTAAAGAATATAGTTATCAATCATTTGAAAGAAGTTTTAATTTGCCAAAAAACGTTGTAAATAGCGAAAAAATTACTGCCAGCTACAAAAATGGCGAATTAATTATTACTGTACCAAAGCGAGAAGAAGCTAAACCTGTACCTGCTAAATTAATTGAAATTAAATAA
- a CDS encoding DsrE family protein, which translates to MKKIMLLMLLLSLTKINAQNTQTKMGPIIENYGKVFQIESPELLLKTDKVYKVIFDIYTDKSKENNVNPLLNTVARYLNMHAQQGVPLKNMKVVLVLHGSATKNALNDSSYQKHFKVSNPNTALIEALEKADVELFVCGQSYIAHKYQINEKSTQVKLALSALTALIEYQSNGYQLITFN; encoded by the coding sequence ATGAAAAAAATAATGCTTTTAATGCTATTGTTAAGTCTAACAAAAATAAATGCTCAAAATACTCAAACAAAAATGGGTCCAATTATTGAAAACTATGGCAAAGTATTTCAAATTGAAAGTCCAGAATTATTACTTAAAACAGACAAAGTATATAAAGTAATTTTTGATATTTATACCGATAAATCTAAAGAAAATAACGTTAATCCTTTACTGAATACTGTTGCTCGTTACTTAAATATGCACGCTCAACAAGGTGTACCATTAAAAAACATGAAGGTTGTATTGGTTTTGCACGGATCAGCTACCAAGAATGCACTTAATGATAGCTCCTATCAAAAACATTTTAAAGTTAGTAACCCAAACACAGCATTAATTGAAGCATTAGAAAAAGCCGATGTAGAGTTATTTGTTTGCGGACAGTCTTATATTGCACATAAATACCAAATAAATGAAAAATCTACCCAAGTAAAACTCGCGCTTTCAGCTTTAACTGCATTGATAGAGTATCAATCAAACGGCTATCAACTTATAACCTTTAATTAA
- a CDS encoding OmpW/AlkL family protein, translating into MKKLLLSFIAVATISISMTAQENSDNFKKWQVRLRVITVIPYESATIETIGGDVEISTAVVPELDFTYFFNKNWAAELILGTTNHDVKAVATSVGDIELGDVWLLPPTLTLQYHFDTEVVRPYLGAGLNYTIFYSANEGPTADDVTYDNSVGFAFQGGFDYDLNEKWFLNLDVKYILLSTNVTVDATTALGATVGADVDINPLIIGFGIGMKF; encoded by the coding sequence ATGAAAAAATTACTTTTAAGTTTTATTGCAGTAGCAACAATTTCAATTAGCATGACTGCACAAGAGAATAGTGATAATTTTAAAAAATGGCAAGTTAGGCTTAGGGTAATCACAGTTATTCCATATGAAAGCGCCACGATTGAAACTATTGGAGGAGATGTTGAAATTTCTACAGCTGTAGTTCCAGAATTAGACTTTACCTATTTTTTTAACAAAAATTGGGCGGCTGAATTAATTTTGGGAACAACAAATCATGATGTAAAAGCAGTAGCAACCTCAGTAGGGGATATTGAACTAGGTGATGTTTGGTTGTTGCCACCAACATTAACATTACAATATCACTTTGATACAGAGGTGGTTAGGCCTTATTTAGGCGCGGGTTTAAATTACACTATATTTTATAGTGCTAACGAAGGACCAACCGCAGATGATGTTACTTATGACAACTCCGTTGGATTTGCATTTCAAGGTGGATTTGATTATGATTTAAATGAAAAATGGTTTTTAAATTTAGATGTAAAATACATTTTATTATCAACCAATGTTACAGTAGATGCAACAACTGCTTTAGGAGCTACAGTAGGTGCTGATGTAGATATCAATCCATTAATTATTGGATTTGGTATTGGAATGAAATTTTAA
- a CDS encoding 1-acyl-sn-glycerol-3-phosphate acyltransferase: protein MKTLTRFILYTILGWKTVGKFQKDIKKCVILGAPHTHWLDFPLGIAIKFAEEVPANYIGKASLFKPPFGFIFRWLGGTPIDRSTSNNKVDAIVNIFNSREKFILAMSPEGTRKKITKWKTGFYYIAKGANVPVVMITFDFENKQVKVSNPYYLTGNREEDFNFIYNFYRGVKGKIPENFNL, encoded by the coding sequence ATGAAAACACTTACACGATTTATTTTATACACTATTTTAGGTTGGAAAACGGTTGGGAAGTTCCAAAAAGATATAAAAAAATGCGTTATTCTTGGCGCTCCACATACGCATTGGCTAGATTTCCCTCTTGGAATTGCTATTAAATTTGCTGAAGAAGTACCAGCAAACTATATAGGTAAAGCATCATTATTTAAGCCTCCTTTTGGTTTTATTTTTAGGTGGCTAGGAGGAACACCAATTGATAGGAGTACAAGTAATAACAAAGTGGATGCTATTGTAAATATTTTCAATAGTCGTGAAAAATTTATTTTGGCAATGTCTCCAGAAGGCACTCGAAAAAAAATAACTAAATGGAAAACAGGGTTTTATTACATAGCTAAAGGAGCCAATGTGCCCGTTGTTATGATAACCTTTGATTTTGAAAATAAACAAGTTAAAGTTTCAAACCCATATTACCTAACCGGTAATAGAGAAGAAGATTTTAACTTTATTTATAACTTTTACAGAGGTGTAAAAGGTAAAATTCCAGAAAATTTTAATTTGTAA